Proteins encoded together in one Lysinibacillus sp. FSL K6-0232 window:
- a CDS encoding glycosyltransferase family 4 protein has product MSKVVIAENEGCFMKIYIDGQPLIGNKTGIGYYTQNLVESYLKTNLDVIIITNQILNRKRTDTLAENEVSHINNKLFPYKVLRKLMLPTLFYKYPIDANLNKEERGNAVYHATNFITLPTKYAKQVITIHDLAFMKFPEVVDESIYKYMMKWVPYSISRADQIIADSIHTKRDILAFFDIPEDKVNVVYLAADNRFQKRSIEDIHLVKSKYKLPEKYILYVGTLEPKKNLVTLIEVYYQLKKRYAIEEKLVIVGAKGWKFDSIFEKIQQLELQDNICFTGYIDDEDVPSIYSGASIFAFPSTYEGFGIPLLEAMQCEVPVVASNASCIPEVVGEAGLLFDPYDIDGWVEGMHNILTKEALRAELIHKGLQQASQFSWEKTAKETLAVYEKALKGD; this is encoded by the coding sequence TTGAGTAAAGTAGTAATTGCGGAAAATGAGGGGTGTTTTATGAAAATATATATAGATGGACAACCTCTAATAGGAAATAAAACAGGTATTGGATACTATACTCAAAATTTAGTAGAAAGTTACCTAAAAACAAACTTAGATGTAATAATCATTACAAATCAAATATTAAATAGAAAGCGTACAGATACTCTTGCAGAAAATGAGGTATCTCATATAAACAATAAATTATTCCCTTACAAGGTACTCAGAAAACTAATGCTTCCAACACTTTTCTATAAATACCCTATAGATGCAAATCTAAACAAAGAAGAACGTGGGAACGCAGTTTATCACGCCACTAATTTCATTACATTGCCTACTAAGTATGCAAAACAGGTTATCACAATCCATGATTTAGCCTTTATGAAGTTTCCAGAAGTTGTGGACGAGAGTATTTATAAGTATATGATGAAGTGGGTACCTTATTCTATTTCGAGAGCAGATCAAATTATTGCTGATTCGATTCATACGAAAAGAGATATATTAGCGTTTTTTGATATTCCAGAGGATAAAGTGAATGTTGTCTATTTAGCTGCGGATAATCGATTTCAAAAGCGAAGTATAGAAGATATTCACCTTGTGAAATCCAAATATAAGTTGCCTGAAAAATATATACTATATGTAGGGACATTAGAGCCGAAGAAGAATCTTGTCACATTGATTGAAGTTTATTATCAATTAAAAAAGCGCTATGCCATAGAAGAAAAATTAGTAATTGTTGGTGCTAAGGGTTGGAAATTTGACTCCATTTTCGAGAAGATTCAACAACTTGAGTTGCAAGATAATATATGTTTTACTGGGTATATTGATGATGAAGATGTACCAAGTATTTATTCTGGTGCAAGTATTTTTGCTTTCCCATCTACTTATGAAGGATTTGGTATACCATTACTAGAAGCGATGCAGTGTGAAGTGCCTGTTGTTGCGTCAAATGCTTCTTGTATACCTGAAGTGGTTGGGGAGGCAGGTTTATTATTTGATCCATATGATATAGATGGCTGGGTTGAAGGAATGCATAATATTTTAACCAAAGAAGCATTAAGAGCAGAATTAATTCATAAAGGGTTGCAACAAGCTAGTCAATTTTCGTGGGAGAAAACAGCAAAAGAAACATTAGCTGTTTATGAAAAAGCATTAAAGGGTGATTAA
- a CDS encoding glycosyltransferase family 4 protein: MVKEKIYINGRFLSQIVTGVQRYAIEVLQGLDQLIESNLIDRDKYQLIVLIPKNSKATLPLQHISFQTVGKLKGQLWEQLELPFFTFGSVLINLCNTAPMLKRNQIVTIHDASTSANRDNYSKSFALWYNILHQVLSKRTKKIITNSKFSQSELLKYYPFHPEGMTITYLGADHIVNVEEDSSILERYNLAERSYILAVSSVNPNKNFQSVINILDQLTGNKKVVIVGNMDTPIYNKVNLESKENIVLVGYISDGELKTLYQNAECFIFPSFYEGFGLPPLEAMYCGCPVVSSNTAAMPEVLGDAALYFNPFNSQEIAFQVNKLTENEQLRSLYIEKGYKKSVSYTWRNCSWELFKVIEEIVKNENSHRA; the protein is encoded by the coding sequence ATGGTGAAAGAAAAGATATATATCAATGGTCGATTTTTATCACAGATTGTTACGGGTGTACAAAGATATGCAATTGAAGTATTGCAAGGGCTTGATCAATTGATAGAGTCAAATTTAATTGATCGTGATAAATATCAACTAATAGTTTTAATACCGAAAAATTCGAAAGCCACTTTGCCACTTCAGCATATTTCATTTCAAACTGTGGGCAAATTGAAGGGGCAGTTATGGGAGCAATTAGAGCTCCCTTTTTTTACGTTTGGCTCTGTGTTGATTAACCTTTGTAATACAGCCCCAATGCTGAAAAGAAATCAAATTGTCACAATACATGATGCATCCACCTCAGCAAATCGTGATAATTATTCGAAGAGCTTTGCATTATGGTATAATATACTGCATCAAGTTCTTTCCAAAAGAACAAAGAAAATTATTACCAATTCAAAGTTTTCCCAAAGTGAATTGTTGAAATATTACCCATTTCACCCAGAGGGTATGACTATTACATATCTTGGAGCGGACCATATTGTAAATGTGGAAGAGGATTCTTCAATTTTGGAACGATATAATTTAGCAGAGCGTTCTTATATATTAGCAGTCAGTAGCGTAAATCCAAATAAAAATTTTCAATCAGTCATCAATATTTTAGACCAGCTAACTGGAAATAAAAAAGTAGTGATTGTAGGGAATATGGATACGCCAATCTATAATAAAGTAAATTTAGAGTCAAAGGAAAATATTGTGTTAGTAGGGTATATTTCTGATGGGGAGCTTAAAACACTATATCAAAATGCAGAATGCTTTATTTTCCCGTCCTTTTATGAAGGGTTCGGATTGCCACCTTTAGAAGCAATGTATTGTGGTTGCCCTGTAGTTTCTTCTAATACAGCGGCCATGCCAGAAGTTTTAGGAGATGCTGCGCTATATTTTAATCCTTTTAATAGTCAAGAAATCGCTTTTCAAGTAAATAAATTAACTGAAAATGAACAATTAAGGAGTTTGTATATAGAAAAAGGTTATAAGAAATCAGTATCCTATACATGGCGCAATTGTTCATGGGAACTTTTTAAGGTAATAGAGGAGATAGTAAAAAATGAAAATAGCCATCGTGCATGA
- a CDS encoding glycosyltransferase, translated as MKIAIVHDWLTGMGGAEKVIIELHKMFPDAPIYTSVVNYDNLEPIFREMDIRTTFIQKLPFSKKKYNRYLPLFPLAFEALDLHEYDVILSSTTSIGVKGVLRNSSSVHICYCNTPPRYAWDFYHEYLNSAGRLQKLLIPFFMHYLRMYDQQSSMRVDYFIANSTNVSDRIKRIYNRNSIVIHPPVNTDYYQLSTQSEEFYFIVSRLVSYKRIDLAIEACNQLNRKLVIIGNGEELNRLAKLAGPTVTLLGYQVDEIIRDYMQRCKAFIFPGYEDFGITPVEAMACGKPVIAFGKGGVLDTVSPNETGIFFEQQTVNSLVDAILKFESLSFDEKKIRMHAEFFSRENFKNKIKTYVDEKISLN; from the coding sequence ATGAAAATAGCCATCGTGCATGATTGGTTGACTGGTATGGGGGGAGCGGAAAAAGTAATAATAGAGCTTCATAAAATGTTCCCTGATGCACCAATTTATACGTCTGTGGTGAATTACGATAATTTAGAGCCGATATTTAGAGAAATGGATATTCGAACAACGTTTATTCAGAAACTCCCATTTAGTAAAAAGAAGTATAATCGATATTTACCGCTTTTTCCATTAGCGTTTGAAGCGCTAGATTTACATGAATATGATGTTATTCTTAGTAGCACAACATCGATAGGAGTAAAAGGTGTTTTAAGAAATTCATCAAGCGTACATATATGTTACTGTAACACACCGCCAAGATATGCATGGGATTTCTACCATGAATATTTAAATTCAGCAGGTAGATTACAGAAGCTACTTATTCCATTTTTTATGCACTACTTAAGAATGTATGATCAACAATCCTCAATGAGAGTAGATTACTTTATAGCTAATTCAACAAACGTAAGCGATCGAATAAAAAGAATATATAATAGAAATTCTATAGTAATTCATCCACCTGTAAATACAGATTATTATCAGTTGAGTACTCAATCTGAAGAGTTCTATTTTATTGTAAGTAGACTTGTTTCGTATAAGAGAATTGATTTAGCTATTGAAGCATGTAATCAATTAAATAGAAAGTTAGTGATCATCGGCAATGGGGAAGAATTAAATAGGCTAGCTAAGCTTGCAGGTCCTACTGTTACTCTATTAGGGTATCAAGTAGATGAGATAATTAGAGATTATATGCAACGTTGTAAAGCTTTTATTTTCCCAGGGTATGAGGACTTTGGTATTACACCTGTAGAGGCGATGGCATGTGGGAAACCTGTTATTGCATTCGGTAAAGGGGGAGTTTTAGATACAGTATCACCTAATGAAACAGGTATTTTTTTTGAGCAGCAAACAGTTAATTCATTAGTAGATGCTATACTAAAATTTGAAAGTTTATCCTTTGATGAGAAGAAAATTCGAATGCATGCAGAGTTTTTCAGCAGGGAGAACTTTAAAAATAAAATAAAGACTTATGTTGACGAAAAGATTTCATTGAATTGA
- a CDS encoding undecaprenyl-phosphate glucose phosphotransferase translates to MIRGRESLLTKLYIITDLLVIQSVFFLTWVLRFNFLGGVVTERVSFEDYFIWNLIFSVVYVIVGFFMSLYISKRRKNFTSEMIKIFQVNFFSMFIMLSLLFLFRTVDISRVFLFIYFLLNVSFIISYRFAVKKGLWRMRRSGYNKQFIVVIGAGALGKKFAKTVMERQEYGFEILGYLDDRKKSMNEKDVASRPILGKIEQLEEIINDKLVDEVVIALPLTVYNKYGKIIAICEKTGVRVSIIPDFYDILPANPNFEKFGDFPIVNVRDVPLDDYVNRYLKRLFDIVFALTAIIVTSPLLLFIAIGVKLTSKGPILFRQERVGLNRRTFNMYKFRSMRHVSEDISNTQWTVENDPRRTKFGTFIRKTSLDELPQFFNVLKGDMSVVGPRPERPYFVEQFKEDVPKYMVKHQIRPGITGWAQVCGLRGDTSIPERIKHDIYYIENWTLFFDIEIIFKTIINGFINKNAY, encoded by the coding sequence ATGATAAGGGGAAGAGAATCACTCCTAACCAAATTATATATTATAACGGATTTACTAGTAATCCAAAGCGTGTTTTTTTTAACATGGGTTCTACGTTTTAACTTTCTAGGTGGTGTTGTTACTGAAAGGGTTTCGTTTGAAGATTATTTTATATGGAACTTGATCTTTTCTGTAGTATATGTGATAGTCGGTTTTTTTATGTCGTTATATATATCGAAGCGAAGAAAAAACTTTACTAGTGAAATGATAAAAATATTTCAAGTGAATTTCTTTAGTATGTTTATTATGTTGAGCTTACTATTTTTATTCAGAACTGTAGATATATCTAGGGTATTTTTGTTCATTTATTTCCTACTAAATGTGAGCTTTATAATCTCTTATCGTTTTGCTGTAAAAAAAGGATTATGGAGGATGCGAAGAAGTGGTTATAATAAGCAGTTTATTGTTGTGATTGGTGCAGGGGCATTAGGTAAAAAATTTGCTAAAACTGTGATGGAGCGCCAAGAGTATGGATTTGAAATATTGGGTTATTTAGATGATCGTAAAAAATCTATGAATGAAAAGGATGTGGCATCTCGACCTATATTAGGAAAAATTGAGCAACTAGAAGAAATTATTAATGATAAACTAGTAGATGAAGTAGTCATTGCTTTGCCATTAACAGTTTATAATAAGTATGGTAAAATCATTGCGATATGTGAGAAAACTGGGGTACGTGTTTCGATTATTCCAGATTTTTATGATATTTTACCAGCAAATCCGAACTTCGAAAAATTTGGTGATTTTCCAATTGTAAATGTTCGTGATGTTCCCCTAGATGATTATGTAAACAGGTATTTAAAAAGATTATTTGATATAGTCTTTGCCTTAACAGCTATCATCGTTACTTCACCACTACTGTTATTTATTGCAATAGGGGTAAAACTTACTTCTAAAGGTCCAATATTATTTAGGCAAGAAAGAGTGGGCTTAAATAGAAGGACTTTTAATATGTATAAGTTTAGGTCTATGAGGCATGTATCAGAAGATATTTCAAATACACAGTGGACAGTAGAAAATGACCCTAGAAGAACCAAGTTTGGAACATTTATTAGGAAAACAAGTTTAGATGAATTACCTCAATTTTTTAATGTATTAAAAGGAGATATGAGTGTAGTTGGTCCACGACCAGAGCGACCTTACTTTGTTGAACAATTTAAAGAGGATGTTCCGAAATATATGGTAAAGCATCAAATTAGACCAGGTATAACTGGGTGGGCTCAAGTATGTGGTTTACGAGGAGACACTTCAATTCCAGAACGTATAAAACATGATATATATTATATTGAAAATTGGACATTATTCTTTGATATCGAGATTATTTTTAAAACAATTATAAATGGATTCATTAATAAAAATGCCTACTAA
- a CDS encoding sugar phosphate nucleotidyltransferase, giving the protein MELILLSGGSGKRLWPLSNDSRSKQFLKVLPGDKELESMVQRVWKQLQSTHLSNSTVIATSKSQVDMIQSQLGYEVPLIIEPERRDTFPAIALAATYLYSVKNIDLNEVVAVLPVDPYVETGFFEKIKDLDSALRSVNADLALIGASPTYPSSKYGYIVPAHSGKEDIVEVKSFKEKPSESEAEQLIQENALWNCGVFAFKLEYLISLLKEKNLPIDYHVLLERYSELEKISFDYAVVEKAKNIIALPYYGTWKDLGTWNTLTEEMGNNVIGKGILCDESVNTHLVNELDVPVTVIGLDNAIVAASPDGILVSDKLSSPKIKEILTGFEQRPMYEERRWGWYKVLEHTKFDEGNEVLTKRICVNAGSNLSYQKHYARSEVWTIIKGEGYFALEDKIVNVKSGDVLVIPVESKHGIKAVTELEFIEVQTGDQLIEEDIVRIFMTWEEVEEHCNVTTNSK; this is encoded by the coding sequence TTGGAACTAATTTTATTATCGGGTGGTTCGGGCAAAAGACTTTGGCCGCTATCAAATGATTCAAGATCGAAACAATTTTTGAAAGTTTTACCTGGAGATAAAGAGCTTGAATCAATGGTGCAACGAGTTTGGAAACAATTACAAAGCACACATCTAAGTAATTCAACAGTTATTGCGACAAGTAAATCTCAAGTGGACATGATTCAAAGCCAATTAGGGTATGAAGTACCTTTAATTATTGAACCAGAAAGACGAGATACATTTCCTGCTATTGCACTTGCAGCCACTTATTTATATTCAGTGAAAAATATAGATTTGAATGAGGTAGTAGCTGTCTTACCAGTAGATCCATATGTAGAAACAGGCTTTTTTGAAAAAATAAAGGATTTAGATTCAGCTTTAAGATCTGTAAATGCTGATTTAGCACTAATCGGTGCGTCACCTACATATCCATCTAGTAAATATGGCTATATAGTGCCTGCTCACTCTGGAAAAGAAGATATTGTAGAAGTAAAGAGTTTTAAAGAAAAACCTTCAGAGAGCGAGGCTGAACAATTAATTCAAGAAAATGCCTTATGGAATTGTGGTGTATTTGCATTTAAATTAGAGTATTTAATTTCACTTTTAAAAGAAAAGAATTTACCAATAGATTATCATGTTTTATTAGAACGATATAGTGAATTAGAGAAAATTAGTTTTGACTATGCAGTAGTAGAAAAAGCTAAAAACATCATTGCATTACCATATTATGGTACTTGGAAAGATCTTGGTACTTGGAATACATTAACTGAAGAAATGGGCAACAATGTGATTGGTAAAGGTATTTTATGTGATGAGTCAGTAAATACCCATTTAGTAAATGAATTAGATGTTCCTGTTACAGTGATTGGTTTAGATAACGCAATTGTTGCAGCAAGTCCAGACGGTATTTTAGTATCTGATAAACTTTCAAGTCCTAAAATAAAAGAAATATTAACAGGGTTTGAGCAACGACCAATGTATGAAGAACGACGTTGGGGATGGTATAAAGTTTTAGAACATACTAAGTTTGATGAAGGTAATGAAGTACTAACAAAAAGAATTTGTGTAAATGCAGGAAGTAATTTAAGCTATCAAAAGCATTATGCACGTAGTGAAGTTTGGACAATTATTAAAGGTGAAGGTTATTTTGCTTTAGAAGACAAAATTGTCAATGTAAAATCAGGCGATGTTTTAGTTATTCCAGTAGAATCGAAACATGGTATTAAAGCAGTAACAGAGTTAGAGTTTATTGAGGTGCAAACAGGCGATCAACTTATCGAAGAAGATATTGTTCGCATTTTTATGACATGGGAAGAAGTCGAAGAACATTGTAATGTAACTACGAATTCTAAATAA
- the galU gene encoding UTP--glucose-1-phosphate uridylyltransferase GalU, protein MKKIRKAIIPAAGLGTRFLPATKAMPKEMLPIVDKPTIQYIVEEAIASGIEDIIIVTGKNKRAIEDHFDNAWELETNLMENGKLDMLKKVQASADVEIHYIRQKEALGLGHAIWCARKFIGDEPFAVLLGDDVVKSDEPCLKQLMNQHEKTFSSVIGVQEVSDVDVHRYGVIDPVNTTERLMQVTQFVEKPDLEDAPSNYAIIGRYVLTPEIFRFLNEKKKGKNGEIQLTDAIESLNNIQRVFAYAFEGHRYDVGEQLGFIETTIDFALERDDLHEGVKALILQKARELSGEIL, encoded by the coding sequence GTGAAGAAAATACGCAAAGCAATTATTCCAGCAGCTGGATTAGGTACTCGATTTTTACCTGCCACAAAAGCAATGCCAAAAGAAATGTTACCAATTGTTGATAAACCAACAATTCAATATATTGTTGAGGAAGCAATTGCCTCTGGAATTGAAGATATTATTATTGTGACAGGAAAAAATAAACGTGCGATTGAAGACCATTTTGATAACGCTTGGGAGCTTGAAACGAACTTAATGGAAAATGGTAAATTGGACATGCTAAAAAAAGTACAAGCATCTGCTGATGTAGAGATTCATTATATTCGTCAAAAAGAGGCGCTCGGCTTAGGTCATGCAATTTGGTGTGCCCGTAAGTTTATTGGGGATGAACCGTTTGCTGTATTATTGGGTGATGATGTGGTGAAAAGCGATGAGCCATGTTTGAAGCAGCTTATGAATCAACATGAAAAAACTTTTTCAAGTGTTATTGGAGTACAGGAGGTTTCTGATGTAGATGTACATCGTTATGGTGTGATTGATCCTGTTAATACCACTGAACGTTTAATGCAAGTGACACAGTTTGTAGAAAAACCCGATTTAGAAGATGCTCCATCAAATTATGCAATTATTGGGCGTTATGTGTTAACACCTGAAATTTTTCGCTTTTTAAATGAGAAGAAAAAGGGGAAAAATGGAGAGATTCAATTAACAGATGCTATCGAATCATTGAACAATATTCAAAGAGTATTTGCTTATGCTTTTGAAGGACATCGTTATGATGTAGGGGAGCAATTAGGCTTTATTGAAACTACAATTGATTTTGCTTTAGAACGTGATGATTTACATGAGGGTGTAAAAGCATTAATTTTACAAAAGGCGAGAGAGTTAAGTGGTGAAATATTATGA
- the galE gene encoding UDP-glucose 4-epimerase GalE, whose translation MILVVGGAGYIGSHFVKELVKFQDVVVLDNLSTGHRWAVDNRAVFVEGDLGNTTTIQRLFHTYKIDAVLHFAAFSLVAESVENPLMYYENNVVATLNLLKTMKKNGIDKFIFSSTAATYGIPKVPLIEENTPTNPINPYGRSKLMVEQILDDFAKSYGMKYVVLRYFNAAGAYETAEIGESHSPETHLIPLILGHLLGQRDTISVFGTDYDTHDGTCIRDYIHVTDLAKAHLLVLEGLLNGRITKTTYNLGNSHGYSVKEIITICEQVTGKKAKIKYMDRRAGDPAKLVADSRRIYEELGWQAQIDIKGIIESAWAWHQRQL comes from the coding sequence ATGATTCTAGTTGTGGGCGGTGCAGGCTATATTGGTAGTCATTTTGTGAAAGAGTTGGTGAAATTTCAAGATGTTGTTGTGTTAGATAACCTTAGCACTGGGCACCGTTGGGCTGTTGATAACAGGGCTGTTTTCGTCGAGGGTGATTTAGGTAATACAACAACAATTCAGCGATTGTTTCATACTTATAAGATTGATGCTGTTTTACATTTTGCAGCATTTAGTCTAGTGGCTGAGTCAGTAGAAAACCCATTAATGTATTATGAAAATAATGTAGTTGCTACTTTGAATTTATTGAAGACAATGAAGAAAAATGGTATCGATAAGTTTATTTTTTCTTCAACTGCTGCAACATATGGTATACCAAAAGTTCCACTTATTGAGGAAAACACGCCAACGAACCCTATTAATCCTTATGGCCGTTCTAAGTTGATGGTTGAACAAATACTCGATGATTTTGCAAAAAGTTATGGTATGAAATATGTTGTTTTACGTTATTTTAATGCAGCTGGTGCGTATGAAACAGCTGAAATTGGTGAAAGTCACTCCCCAGAGACACATTTAATTCCGTTAATTTTAGGACATTTATTAGGACAACGGGATACAATTTCAGTTTTTGGTACGGATTATGATACACATGATGGGACTTGTATTCGAGATTATATTCATGTCACAGACTTAGCAAAAGCACATTTATTGGTCTTGGAAGGGTTATTGAATGGTAGAATTACGAAAACTACATATAATTTAGGTAATAGTCACGGTTATTCAGTAAAAGAAATTATTACTATATGTGAACAAGTGACTGGTAAAAAGGCTAAAATCAAATATATGGATAGACGTGCCGGTGATCCCGCAAAGCTTGTTGCAGATTCAAGGAGGATTTATGAAGAATTAGGATGGCAGGCACAGATAGATATAAAAGGTATTATTGAAAGTGCATGGGCGTGGCATCAAAGGCAACTCTGA
- a CDS encoding glucose-6-phosphate isomerase: protein MCSKEIVKITLPNCSLDEQTILTYKGRVREIHSHILQQNSTGWIDFPIQNNESLLDSINYIASEIKACADVLVVIGVGGSFLGARAIQEALTPYFGLAKGGIEVVYVGLNMSGAYIKEVLAYLDSKQVYVNVISKSGGTMEPALAFRVMRLYMEERYGDKAKERIIVTTDAEKGILKGIADKAGYRQFVIPDDIGGRYSVLTAVGLLPVAVAGVDIIELMDGARHAATELAQSDLAFNDAYQYAVMRHILHEQGYSVELLASFEPGLSKFHEWWKQLFGESEGKDRKGLYPSTVSFSTDLHAIGQYIQDGRRIMFETLLHFHEIEGDMAVPYDARDEDGLNYLTNRTFNEINAISKQGTALAHAEGDVPVIQIELPKLDAYHLGYLIYFFMKACAMSACLLEVNPFDQPGVEAYKQKMLELLKVEKVVKE from the coding sequence TTGTGTAGTAAGGAGATTGTTAAAATAACATTACCCAATTGTTCGTTAGACGAGCAAACTATACTAACTTATAAAGGTCGTGTAAGGGAAATTCATTCTCATATACTACAACAAAATTCAACAGGATGGATTGACTTTCCTATACAAAACAATGAGAGTTTGTTAGATTCCATCAACTATATCGCAAGCGAAATTAAAGCTTGTGCGGATGTGCTGGTTGTGATCGGGGTTGGTGGTTCTTTTTTAGGGGCGCGTGCAATTCAAGAGGCATTGACACCATACTTTGGTTTAGCTAAGGGCGGCATTGAGGTTGTCTATGTAGGGCTGAATATGAGTGGTGCTTATATAAAAGAGGTACTTGCTTATTTAGACAGCAAGCAGGTGTATGTGAATGTGATTTCAAAGTCAGGTGGCACGATGGAGCCAGCGCTTGCTTTTCGTGTTATGCGTTTATATATGGAAGAGCGTTATGGTGACAAGGCGAAAGAGCGTATTATCGTGACAACGGATGCAGAAAAAGGTATTTTGAAAGGAATTGCTGATAAGGCTGGTTATCGTCAGTTCGTGATTCCTGATGATATTGGTGGACGTTATTCTGTATTAACGGCTGTTGGATTATTACCTGTTGCTGTTGCTGGAGTAGATATTATTGAATTAATGGATGGTGCTCGACATGCGGCAACAGAGCTGGCGCAATCTGATTTAGCGTTTAATGATGCTTATCAGTATGCAGTGATGCGCCATATTTTACATGAGCAAGGCTATTCAGTGGAGCTTTTGGCTTCATTTGAACCAGGCTTAAGTAAATTTCATGAATGGTGGAAGCAGCTTTTTGGCGAAAGTGAAGGGAAAGACCGCAAAGGGTTGTATCCTTCAACGGTCAGCTTTTCAACAGATTTACATGCTATTGGACAGTATATTCAAGATGGCCGTCGTATTATGTTTGAAACATTATTACATTTCCATGAGATTGAGGGAGATATGGCCGTTCCTTATGATGCGCGTGATGAGGATGGTCTTAACTATTTAACCAATCGTACATTTAATGAAATCAATGCTATATCAAAGCAAGGTACAGCACTTGCCCATGCAGAGGGCGATGTACCTGTTATTCAAATTGAATTGCCAAAGCTAGATGCCTATCATCTTGGCTATTTAATTTATTTCTTTATGAAGGCTTGTGCTATGAGTGCTTGTTTATTAGAAGTAAATCCTTTTGATCAGCCTGGTGTGGAGGCATATAAGCAAAAAATGCTGGAATTATTGAAGGTAGAAAAGGTGGTAAAAGAGTGA